The genome window TTGTTGTTGAGCTTGAAAAATAAGCGGGgatgaagttgtgtttggacttGAAGTTCAAAAACGTTAtaagaaagttgaaaatttaagtGTAGATACCAGTATTTTCACTTAAAATACATCTTAATATCATTATTTTAatgagtttaagttctatgcaCTGTCAGtgtaaaagaaaataataaaatcagGTCATTTATTAGGTAATTACAGCTAAATCTCTTGATAAGGTGTAATTCATAATCTGGTAAAAATTGTAACTAACGTGCTGTCACAGGTTAAGTTCACTGAATGTTTTTTACACTGTGTATAGCGTATATAACTTAATCCTATTTTAATATTTTCACATGAAATTCAAATAGTGAAGTATTTGCAAATAATGATTTGTGTTCGATTATTGCACCAAATATTAAAGAGTCTGCTGTCAATCTCTTTAACAGCTTAAATTTTACAAGCTAGTCTGAATTAAATTTTAGAACAATTGGTATATATCCATTAAGGTGCAACGATTTAGTGCAAAATGAGAGAAAGATAGAACTTTAGAAATGCTTTCATGTTTTTTACTTGGTCTAAGTAGGATACAAATTccaagaaatttaaaaaaaagtattttcttttgacAAAATTGAGTAAACTTTTTGCTTTGGTTTTTAGCGGTAGATTGTGATTTTCCTTTGTATCGATCTTTGTAAGTCAATTCTTGTTTTTGATTTAGTCCAAAATAAAGTATGTGCAACAAGCTAAATGCCTTtctgatattttttttttttttttttgatgtaaAATTGGGATGTAAATAATGTACATTTGTACATGAGTTTTTGTATTTTATTACCTCCTTAAGTTTTGTACAACTTCTGGATGCTTTGTTAATAAATTATCATTGTTTCATCCAACAAAAAAGGTGCAGAATTGTTGCAAACCTTCACTTCGAAACTTGATATCTTCAATTAAACTGGAATCTACTTTTTCTGAACAAATGTATTAAATCTCTTTAACCTCCGGCCTTAATTCTTTTACAATCCAAAATAATTTGTCTGTTCTCTATAAATCAACGGGAAGTCGGGAATAAACTAGTAGATTGAAATATTGACTGTATCATAGTTGTTGACCAGAAATAGTTCTGAAGAAAGATATGTCTTAGTTGATATAATCAATTATGCCTCCCTAAAGAGAAAATTGTTAttgtatatttaattttttgACTTTATGTATTTTGATTATCTGGAGGATTTGTCATAATCGTGTAAATTTTCTCTTTACAGTTTATCCTGTGCCTCTGGCTTTGAGTTTTGGCTTCTCTCTTGATTGTTTAGTGGAAGCACCAAGTTGCTCTGGATAGGATTGGAGGCTTCTTCTCTGCTTTTCTTGTCCTTTGATCAGAATTTACTGCATTATTTGCTTCTCTATCGGTGTTGAAGTGATGGACGCGTTCTCAGCCATGCTTTCTTCTTAATTTCTAGCTTGAAATCCATTTGTTATGCCCTTTGCATCAATTTGCTTTTTGATAGTTGGAGAGATCATTAAAAGAATGGATATGTTACTTTTGACTTCAACCGAGCCCCCAATGAAGCGCAGAGCTGGTTTGTTTATAGTTCAGGCTGGACGAGGATCATATCGTGGAAGTTAGTCAGCGATTTGATGGTAAATTGTGTTGCTATTATCtgaatttttggagcttttgattTATTATTTAGAATAAAGAAGAATGAGAGCTGCTTCCTTGAGGCATTTGCTGCAAAGTCTCTGCTCCAAACCTCCATGGAACTACGCAGTGTTCTGGAAGCTTCAGCACGGTTATGCTACGTAAGTTGTTTCTTCGCCTATTCCAGTGTGACAGCTCAGTTTCCTATCTAGTAAAACAAGaacagaaaaaagaaaataagagaagTATATTTCCGAGGAAAGCCTATGTTTCTCTGAATTATTTTCTGGTTGGCAAGCCTATGCTTCGCTAGCCAGCTTACTTGATTTGGATCGCATGAAATTCCAACGGAAGAAAATACAAATGCTATACACCTTTTTTATGACATCCATCTTCTTGTATATGCAACGGCTTACTCTCATTCTATTTCTTTTGCAGCCCACAGTATGGGCGTCTCTATGTATTTGTTTAATATTTGTCTTATTTGTCTTTCTACATATTGTTTTCCCTTTGTATCGTATTGTTGGAATTCCTTTTGCCCTTGTTTTTCCATGAACTGAATTAAAAATGTATTGCATTAGCAGCATTTCACTAGAGCAGCTTTTTGTTTTTTCCGAGGACTTGGTCTTAGGTGGTTTGTAATCTGTGTACAAGCTGAATGGTTGAAACTGGTCGCTCACTTACATTGGCTCGACTTATTTTGGCAGGATTTTGACATGGGAAGATGGATATCTGGACATTCCTTGTGCTAGAGAACCTTACAGAAGTCTAATAGGCAATTATTACAGCAAAACCTTGAATGAGTTATTCCCAAACTGTGGATCAAGATCACATATTGGAAATTTGGGTGAACATCCAATTGGCTTAGCCATGGCTGAGATGTCAAGTACTTATCACGTTGCAGGAAAAGGGTAGATCATTGATTTCCATCTCTTTCTGGCTTCTGTTATTTCTTGAATTTGTTATAGTAGCATAATTAGGCATTCATAAAAAATGACTTTAGCTCGCTAACATGTTCGCTAGATGTTGTGGGCTGGAGGTAAAAGATTCAGGCCATTGATATTGTCCTCCAGTTACTTCATAGTGTCACTCTAAGACTGTAAAGTTTCTCTAGGGGAGCTACTGCTCTGAAAGAGCATAATCCCATAAAGTTGTGTTGGCCATTTCATCATCATGTAAATGTGGTTTCTTTAGCTTCATTCTTTGTTTTGTTCGAACAAATGTGTAGCCAATTCCACTTCCAACTTTTCGATCTTTCCATTCATTCCTTGTCTTCCCTTCTTCCCCGATTCTTCCCATTCTACCAACGAATTCTCTATAATATTTTGTAAATTTAGATTAGCTAATTTTCCTCAGATAGCACCTGTGCCAGTGGAGATTTCTCGATTGCAAAATGTACCAAAATCTTGCTTTTCTTGGTGATGGCAAGTGAGTGTATGCCAAAGGGAGTCACAAATTGTTGAATGTATTGTACTGGTACTGTTGAATAAATTATCAAGTGGATAAACACAGAAAACTAGCTCCCtgtaaaaaataaaaggaaaaataaagtgACTGACTTAGCTTCTCCTAATAAACTGCTAATGTTTGTGATTAAGAAGACATTTGTGACTTATCGAGTGTGCATCATCTTAAAAAAGGTAACCCAATGCTTGTTGGAGGGAAAAGAGAAAGAAGGGTCTAGCCAATAACCATGATCTTTGTCAGAAGCAAATGTGCTTACCATTTATCTCTTATAGACAGATCAAGAATTTACTGGTGCTTGAAGCCTGTTTTATGGAAAGATCAGAGTGGATATAACTACGAAATAACTGTCGCACACATTTCAGATCCGATATGCCACCACATTAGATGAGTGAAATCTATACTGATCTGTGAATTTCTGCAATGATAAACCAACATTTTCTCTCTATTCTTGATGGTTGTTTAAGCTAACAGTTACATAGTTTACCTGGCTTACTCCTAGACGTATGGTCAGGTTTGGATCCCCATTGCATGGTTATCATCTTTATACTTAACCATGATCCTGATAAGCTGAGAGCTACTTTTTGTAGTCCATCTCCTTTGTTTGTATGAGACCAAGAGTCAACTATAATGTTTTTATTATATATGTCTTTTGTTGAAAATGAAACAGGGTGGTTGGTGAAGTGGCTTCTTTGTGCATCCCACACTGGATTTCTTCCGACGGTATAGCACCTGCAGAGCTCAGCTTTGGTTCTGTTGCTGAGGTATATATGACGTTTGACATTTTCGCTTCTGGACAATGTAGTTCATTGATTAACTTTTTTGTCCTTTTCTCAATTGAGAGGAGCCCATGTTACACTTAAACACACTGTTAATGAGGCCAAAATTGATGTAGCTTTGCTgttaatcccccccccccccccccccccccaaaaaaaattagCCGGATAAAGTTTTCCGTTTTTTTTATAGTACCGGATAaagtctccgtgtgacctataagtCACGGGTTCGAGCAATGGAATCAGCCACTGATGGTTGCAGTAGGGTAGGCTGCCTATACCACCTTGGTGTGCGGCCCTTCCGGTAACCTGTGTGAACGCGGGATGCTTCGTGCACCGAGCTACCCTTTTTTGATCTCTTTGCATAACCTTTCTTCTTTAATGGTAGTTGTGGATAACTAATTTGGAGCTCTCCTGTTAATGTACAACAAAGTAATTTGGAACCCTTCCCTAGACcctgcgcatagcgggagcttagtgcaccggggtGCCCTTTTTTTTATGGATAACTAATTTCTCAAATCTACTTCTTGGATTGAAGCGTAGTTGATAAATTGAATGATTGAAATTTGTTGCAGTGTCCAGATGAGTGGCTGCTTCAGTTTGTTGCTGGCATTAAGGTGAATTTATTTAGCATTCTTAAATTTGAGGCGGTTTTATTCATCTTTTGTGTTTACAGTATTCCTTAAATTAATCATTAACATATCTTTCTTTTTCAGACTATATTGCTGGTACCTTGTATTCCTCACGGTGTTCTGCAACTAGGATCAATGGAAACGGTGTGTCATTTTTGATATCACAATATTTTCAATATTGCAGGCCTTCATTGGATCTGTTTCTGCCAAATGCCAATGTGAATTTTGAAGTTGTGTCTGATACTTATCTAATGGAAACTTAAGCAGCATATGTAACTTTAGCATAATATTTCATCGTGATTTCTAAGCTTTGGGGTGGCCATAGAACTACATGATGCCTCATTTACTTTTTCTTTCCCTTGCATTGTATATGTGCTTACATGTTGTGGTATCTTCTTACAGTCATTCACACGATTGACGATActgtatttctttcaaaaaatcaGGTAGCTGAAAACGTGGAGATGGTTACCAATCTTGCTGAAGAACTTGATGCCCATTTCAAATTTGTGGAGAACTTTTTACCTGGTGGAGGAAACTGTGAATTTCTTCTACAGTCTAGTCTCTCAGAGAGTTTGAATATACTATCTGAAACTACCACAAATAAGGTTAATGAAGATGATTTAGCTGCTGATATAGCAATTCTGAAAGATCACAAGTTATCAACTGCATTTCCGATGACTTCATTAATTGAGGTTCAACATCCCTTTCAATTATCTGGACAAAACATGCGAAATGTCCTTGAGAATGCCAATGAAAGCAAAATTGGTATGTTCGATGAAAACGTGCTAAATGTCCTAGAAAATGCAAGTGAAAGAAAAATTGAAATGCAACATGCAGACATGATTAATCTAGTGAAGCAACTCAATCATGAATATTCTGATGATAATAAATCAGGGATAACAGAAAACAGCTTGGATAGATCTTCTTGCCATGCAAAAGATGTAGATACCTTTTCTTACTCTAGCTGCAATGTCGTCGGTGGAGTTAATGCTTCCAGTGAGCTAGATTTTTACTTTGACGGAGACGTGCTAGATCCACAATCTCTTGGAATGGATTGCAGTGACACTATTCTCGGAAATCCAACAGAATGTGAACTATACAAAGCCCTTGGAAGTACAATTCACAACAACTTGTCTGGCTTTAGCGAGAATACTGTTAGCAAATCCATCTATACTGCTGATCCTATGTTTAATATTGAGCCATCTTTCGGGGAATCTAATGGATGGCGTCTGAAAGAAGATAATGCAGAGAATCTTCTGGAAGCTGTAGTTGCCAGTTCACTCAACAAAATGACTGGTCTGGAATCGTTAAACATGCCATTAGGAAAGCCTGTTCCTTTCTGCAAAAGGAAAAACCAATCAACAGAAAGTGCTTTGGTTGGAGATAACACAGTTACATGGAGCTCTCTTACATCGGCTTCTGCTGGGGCAGATAGATATGCTTTGACTAACTGTTCGCCTTCTGCTTCTTCATTTGATTGTGTTGTCAGTGCATTTAATGAGGGTCAGCATCAGTCGAAAGTCTTTAGCTCTCTGAGCTGTCGTAAGGAGTCAAAAATATCTAATACCAACAAGAAAAGACGACGGTCTGGTGATAGTCATAGGCCCAGACCACGAGATAGGCAGTTAATTCAGGATCGGCTTAAGGAGTTGCGACAACTTGTCCCTAATGGCGCCAAAGTAAGTGCTAATTTCACCTTAGTTCTATTAGGGTACTTTCCTTGTACCTTGGCTTAAATTAACTTTTTGTTTCCCCATTGCAGTGTAGCATTGATGGTTTACTACATAAAACCATAAAGCACATGCTGTTTCTGCTAAGTGTTACTGATCAGGCTGATAAACTAAGGTGCCAGACTCAGAAAGAGGTAAGCATTCCGTGGTTCATAtagctactccctccgtttcaatttagatgatataGTTTGACtaagcacggagtttaagaaaaagaagaagacttttaaaacttgtggtcttaaaaacttaaggggtaaaagctttgtggggccatgcCATTTGGgtagttataaaagcttctcattaagggtaaaatgaagagttcaaagtttgaattatttccaaattttgaaatgtgtcatttattttggaacagactaaaaaggaaagtacctcatctaatttgaaacggagggagtatttatTATGTACTTAGTTGTTTTTGTTGGGAATTGTTTCTTTTTTGAagttttatcaaaaatattatggcaaaatcGCACCCTCTTTCTAGCGCTATTATTATGAGTAAACAACTAGAAAGCAACTACAAGAAGGAATGCAGTGCGGTTTGTCTTCAGATAAATTCATATCCATTAACAATAAGAAAAAGAAACAGGCCATGAATGCAATACCACACTCTCTTTTTCTGCGGGTCCAATATTTCGTCAGGTCTTAATTTCATTGATCCATAAATGCACGGCAGGTAGCCCCTGACAAGAGCCTCCAATCACCTGAAGTAAAAACTAGTGTTCAACGAGGCACCAGTTGGGCTCAAGAATTGGGAAGTGAGGACCAGATATGCCCTATAATGGTCAAAGATTTGGAGTACCCTGGACACATGCTTATAGAGGTATATCATATGGCTTCTTCACTAGTCCTAGTTTCTTTTTACTTTTCGGTGTTCTAAAAGAATCTTCTGATCTGGGACCATAACACGAATCTGAGAGATCAGTATTCTTGACATCCATATTATGAAATTTGACATAagtttcaaacagatgatgtgtGACGACCATGGACGCTTCTTAGAAATCGCTGATGTTATTCACCGTTTGGAGCTGACGATTCTGAAGGGT of Nicotiana tomentosiformis chromosome 7, ASM39032v3, whole genome shotgun sequence contains these proteins:
- the LOC104093589 gene encoding transcription factor EMB1444-like — protein: MRAASLRHLLQSLCSKPPWNYAVFWKLQHGYATILTWEDGYLDIPCAREPYRSLIGNYYSKTLNELFPNCGSRSHIGNLGEHPIGLAMAEMSSTYHVAGKGVVGEVASLCIPHWISSDGIAPAELSFGSVAECPDEWLLQFVAGIKTILLVPCIPHGVLQLGSMETVAENVEMVTNLAEELDAHFKFVENFLPGGGNCEFLLQSSLSESLNILSETTTNKVNEDDLAADIAILKDHKLSTAFPMTSLIEVQHPFQLSGQNMRNVLENANESKIGMFDENVLNVLENASERKIEMQHADMINLVKQLNHEYSDDNKSGITENSLDRSSCHAKDVDTFSYSSCNVVGGVNASSELDFYFDGDVLDPQSLGMDCSDTILGNPTECELYKALGSTIHNNLSGFSENTVSKSIYTADPMFNIEPSFGESNGWRLKEDNAENLLEAVVASSLNKMTGLESLNMPLGKPVPFCKRKNQSTESALVGDNTVTWSSLTSASAGADRYALTNCSPSASSFDCVVSAFNEGQHQSKVFSSLSCRKESKISNTNKKRRRSGDSHRPRPRDRQLIQDRLKELRQLVPNGAKCSIDGLLHKTIKHMLFLLSVTDQADKLRCQTQKEVAPDKSLQSPEVKTSVQRGTSWAQELGSEDQICPIMVKDLEYPGHMLIEMMCDDHGRFLEIADVIHRLELTILKGVMEKRPESTWAQFIVEVSGSCHRLDIFWPLMQLLQQVPSSISRNM